The region CCAGCCTTTGGATCTTCATTCGCAGCTTGTTATCTCCTCCTTATATTTACATAATCCTCAACTTCATCATCTTCGTCATTGCTGCCCTCCACCGCCACAACGGCGGCAACACAACAAAAGCATCCGCTATGGCGGCGGCTCATGATTATCTacttgaagaagatgatgaaaaacaagtaaaaCACTCTCACCAGTCTATGGACTCGACCTCTCCTCATGACTATGGCGGCTTAACTCAAAACCGCCGTTTACATGATGACTGTGAAGATGATGATGAGAGCTTGCAACGAACGGAGGACTCATTTGAGGAGACGTGGAAGGCTATTATGGAAGGCCAAGGAAAGGCGGCGGAGAGGAAGCTAAAGAAGAGTGAGACATGGGACAGACCGCCGCGGGTTGTGGTGGTACAAGACGACGGTGGTGATGGGAATGATCCGGTAGCTTGGGCACGACGGGAGTTGAGAAAATCGGATACATTTAGCGACAGAGTGTCGTTAATAAGGGAGAAGTCGATGAGTCAAGATGAGTTGAACCGGCGAGCGGAGGAGTTTATTAAGAAGTTCAATCATGAGATGAGGCTGCAGCGACATGATAGTGGCGTTTAGTGGCtctttttcattcttttttctttttaaattaacaaGTGGAGCTTAAACTTGCAATTATTAGTCAagtcttttgtttttaaacaaGCTCTAATTAAACCATTGTATTTAGAAGGGTTAATGATCCAAGCTTAATTTACTTTTTGAGTTCTTTTTTTTATGGCCGAagtcattatttttatttttcagtttaattGTAGTAAATTACTTAAATTAGAATGTAAAACAATCCAATTCCTTTTTTATAATGCTTCATCttattacaatttaaataaataactataaCTGAAAGCGAAAATTGAAA is a window of Mercurialis annua linkage group LG2, ddMerAnnu1.2, whole genome shotgun sequence DNA encoding:
- the LOC126669451 gene encoding uncharacterized protein LOC126669451, with amino-acid sequence MYIYMNQMGDLFEHGYFGAKMVLVSSGIIATVFLFKVAVIPFVFDLIFSALPSLWIFIRSLLSPPYIYIILNFIIFVIAALHRHNGGNTTKASAMAAAHDYLLEEDDEKQVKHSHQSMDSTSPHDYGGLTQNRRLHDDCEDDDESLQRTEDSFEETWKAIMEGQGKAAERKLKKSETWDRPPRVVVVQDDGGDGNDPVAWARRELRKSDTFSDRVSLIREKSMSQDELNRRAEEFIKKFNHEMRLQRHDSGV